The following are encoded together in the Corticium candelabrum chromosome 1, ooCorCand1.1, whole genome shotgun sequence genome:
- the LOC134176521 gene encoding LOW QUALITY PROTEIN: E3 ubiquitin-protein ligase CHFR-like (The sequence of the model RefSeq protein was modified relative to this genomic sequence to represent the inferred CDS: deleted 2 bases in 1 codon), translated as MSSWEQLVDDVGNRYDLCEENIVIGRARECNISLTSNRLVSARHCRIFRDSEGKVWLTDTSTNGTLVNDNKITNGQKVQLFSGDVIRVVFKRGDDRNVTYRFEVVQDQEQTLEMTQEYDEEEDDTSITKKIPKHNVPDPSNTDCCTDDAAVLDCTEPLAKVARLDQLIGNRVDAKNKSNPTKDDMEESLICGICKEILHNCVSLQPCMHAFCAGCYSMWMERSTDCPQCRGKVQRVSKNHIVNNLVDAYLKIHPEKKQSDDDSKELDAQNKITEEMMYPKTKRGWSDDEYHDSDEDSAEDSDTPLDSDDSSTAVAAVIPISQPPPMKCRQCPGYSDTTVTSSVTASDSSSSSSAAVIAITAPPYTCNVPAIHIICHCCMQPMPNCAVVMPADSVVPKQKCDVCCQSYCHLYWGCNALNCRGCLGRFSEINLSDTHLNGILNKGNIYESDVLKDCLKAKGLTIRDVLKDCAAKLDNGEYQNIGATRVPLRSDTTICYRCCLTKFQQLVYFYRKDLPVEDLPIEVVSRPDCYWGKNCRTQYNKPHHARHFNHICEQTRF; from the exons G AATGCAACATCTCTCTCACTTCCAACAGGCTCGTTTCTGCTCGCCACTGTAGAATATTTAGAGACAGTGAAGGAAAAGTTTGGCTAACAGACACCag CACGAATGGCACGCTGGTGAATGACAACAAGATCACCAACGGACAG AAGGTACAGCTTTTCAGTGGTGATGTCATTAGAGTAGTTTTTAAGAGAGGCGATGATAGAA ATGTGACTTATCGATTTGAAGTTGTACAAGACCAAGAACAGACATTGGAGATGACACAGGAATATGATGAAGAGGAAGATGACACAAGCATAACAAAAA AAATACCTAAGCACAATGTCCCTGATCCTTCCAATACTGACTGCTGCACAGATGACGCTGCAGTTTTG GATTGTACCGAACCTCTCGCTAAAGTTGCTCGTCTAGATCAATTAATAGGTAATCGTGTTGATGCCAAGAACAAGTCTAACCCAACAAAAGATGACATGGAGGAATCTCTC ATATGTGGGATATGCAAG GAAATACTACACAACTGTGTCAGCCTTCAGCCTTGCATGCACGCTTTCTGTGCTGGTTGTTATTCGATGTGGATGGAAAGATCTACAGATTGTCCACAA TGTAGAGGCAAGGTACAGAGAGTCAGCAAGAATCACATTGTCAACAACTTAGTCGATGCTTATCTCAAAATCCATCCAG AGAAGAAGCAAAGTGATGATGACTCGAAGGAGTTGGATgcacaaaacaaaataactGAAGAAATG ATGTATCCAAAAACTAAACGAGGTTGGTCAGATGACGAATATCATGATAGTGATGAGGACAGTGCAGAAGATTCAGACACGCCTCTTGATTCTGATGACAGTTCAACTGCAGTTGCTGCTGTGATTCCTATCAGTCAGCCTCCTCCTATGAAATGTCGTCAATGTCCAGGATATTCTGATACAACAGTAACTTCATCTGTAACTGCTTCAGACTCTAGCTCTTCTTCTAGTGCAGCTGTTATTGCGATCACTGCTCCACCATACACTTGTAATGTTCCAGCAATTCACATTATCTGCCACTGCTGCATGCAACCAATGCCAAACTGTGCTGTTGTTATGCCAGCAGACAGTGTAGtaccaaaacaaaaat GTGATGTCTGCTGTCAATCCTACTGCCATCTATACTGGGGCTGTAATGCTTTGAACTGCAGAGGTTGTTTGGGCCGTTTCTCTG AAATTAATCTATCGGACACTCATCTAAATGGGATTTTAAATAAAGGCAACATATATGAGTCAGATGTACTAAAG GATTGTCTGAAAGCGAAAGGGCTAACGATACGCGATGTATTAAAAGATTGTGCAGCCAAACTAGACAATGGTGAATACCAGAACATAG GAGCTACACGAGTTCCACTTCGTTCCGATACTACAATCTGCTATAGATGCTGTCTGACAAAATTTCAACAGCTCGTCTATTTCTATAGGAAAGATCTTCCTGTAGAAGATTTACCAA TCGAAGTGGTCAGTCGACCCGACTGTTACTGGGGCAAGAACTGCCGAACGCAATACAACAAGCCACACCATGCCAG ACATTTCAATCACATCTGTGAGCAAACTCGATTCTGA